In Vanessa atalanta chromosome W, ilVanAtal1.2, whole genome shotgun sequence, a genomic segment contains:
- the LOC125075631 gene encoding uncharacterized protein LOC125075631 — protein MTSANSSGAAAQNDSSGLASITVLSRIPEFWCDKPRLWFVQTDAILGPQKLSDEAKYNLVVAKLGKEVIQQVSDILLKPLETKKFEALKSRLLQVNEESEIRQFQKLLSEMELGDQKPSQLLRKMKELARDKIPDETLSIMWQGHLPASVRAVLATTDVKNVENLAAIADKIIETSRPQEISEIRANTSSSNDTALILAEIAKLNLRINYLETQKPTFRNRIHNFRRARSRSTSRRRNMSRRTPNSADWLCSYHYRYRNRATKCMEPCAWKKINQEN, from the coding sequence ATGACGAGCGCCAACAGTTCAGGAGCAGCAGCGCAAAATGACTCCTCCGGTTTAGCATcgataacagttttgtcgaGGATTCCGGAGTTCTGGTGTGATAAACCCAGATTATGGTTTGTACAAACTGATGCAATACTTGGACCGCAGAAGCTGAGCGATGAAGCAAAATACAATTTGGTTGTTGCTAAGTTAGGCAAGGAGGTGATTCAACAAGTaagtgacattttattaaagccGCTCGAGACTAAGAAATTTGAAGCTCTAAAATCACGCTTATTGCAAGTAAATGAAGAATCTGAAATTCGgcaatttcaaaaattactcAGCGAGATGGAATTGGGAGATCAAAAACCGTCTCAATTACTTCGAAAAATGAAGGAATTGGCGAGAGATAAAATTCCAGACGAAACCCTATCTATTATGTGGCAAGGACACCTTCCTGCCTCAGTGCGAGCTGTCTTAGCGACTACAGATGTAAAGAATGTAGAAAATCTGGCCGCTATCGCTGACAAGATAATAGAGACGTCAAGGCCACAAGAAATTTCGGAAATAAGGGCTAATACTTCAAGTTCTAATGACACAGCTTTAATTTTAGCCGAAATAGCTAAATTAAATCTgcggataaattatttagaaacacaAAAACCTACATTTAGAAATCGCATACACAACTTTCGGCGCGCGCGCTCTCGGTCTACATCGCGACGGCGTAATATGAGCCGGCGCACGCCCAATAGTGCGGATTGGCTTTGTTCGTATCATTATCGCTACCGGAATAGAGCAACGAAATGTATGGAGCCGTGTGCTTGGAAAAAGATCAATCAGGAAAACTAA